A genomic window from Triticum urartu cultivar G1812 unplaced genomic scaffold, Tu2.1 TuUngrouped_contig_5298, whole genome shotgun sequence includes:
- the LOC125529039 gene encoding protein FAR-RED IMPAIRED RESPONSE 1-like (The sequence of the model RefSeq protein was modified relative to this genomic sequence to represent the inferred CDS: added 26 bases not found in genome assembly), whose protein sequence is MTEKDSEMPHPDAHGAAAAATRPRERLGDEHGSASVCRVSALEKAIAGFEQRETEAVVNPTVGTLFVSLDEAYEFYNIYSWESGFGVTYGPSSVDSHGTKCIQQFVCACEGKPSKDSNSFRRCECTASILLLRSRDGGWCVCEHQVGHNHPLSKTCAQRSSWQSHNSIDKNTRDLIRQLRENNVPHIADNEAKDLLSEDLRKTVETFARIKAKDPTFEYSGLQVDSNCRVRPLLWTSGQSVQYQYFGDVIIFDTTYRSDVYGMPFGLFVGVNNYFEIIVLGGVLMINEKTESFKWVLSQFFQLMGGKHPQTILTDRCEAIEEAVLEVLPSTTHRWFKWHVLGRAKEYLGFHYTKSSRFRVELHRILTDTLTTDEFERAWEMLLEKHGLENHPFLQEIYEVRHKWVKAYFSDTFCATLTSTQKSESAKHLLKQHVPRDCSMELFVKQYVELRSDQEPDYGFEDKPTTMDEIVLKTNLPIEKHASEVYTRPVYELFVQAIHESESYMVEAVIPNLKYLARHPSSETREKWSRVEYEVKVREDGEVFMCVCKQFEHTGMLCCHAVKVMIHLGVRVIPRLHVMPRWTTKPLQCQMHCRGEPQDDTCQQCRHSVLHDMLFGLARRACKDERYYEVLMSGLDRMERGMAAAEAAPPTGRAQPASRKSRRRKR, encoded by the exons ATGACGGAGAAGGATTCGGAGATGCCGCACCCGGACGCccatggcgccgccgccgccgccactcgtCCTAG GGAACGGCTGGGAGATGAACATGGATCTGCTTCTGTGTGTCGTGTCAGCGCACTGGAGAAGGCAATTGCAGGGTTCGAGCAGAGGGAAACTGAGGCCGTGGTCAATCCAACCGTGGGGACTCTCTTTGTTTCTCTTGATGAGGCCTATGAATTCTACAACATTTATTCCTGGGAATCTGGATTCGGAGTCACCTATGGACCGAGTAGTGTGGATTCTCATGGAACTAAATGCATACAGCAATTTGTTTGCGCATGTGAG GGGAAACCAAGCAAGGACAGCAATTCATTCCGTCGGTGTGAATGCACGGCGTCGATTCTTTTGCTGAGATCCAGAGACGGTGGATGGTGTGTATGCGAACATCAAGTTGGGCATAACCATCCACTTTCTAAGACGTGTGCGCAGAGGTCATCCTGGCAGTCTCACAACAGTATCGACAAGAACACAAGGGACTTGATTCGCCAACTAAGGGAAAACAATGTGCCACACATTGCTGATAATGAAGCAAAGGATCTGCTGTCTGAGGATCTCAGAAAGACCGTGGAAACCTTTGCTAGGATCAAAGCAAAGGATCCAACATTTGAGTATTCTGGCTTGCAGGTTGATAGTAACTGTAGAGTAAGGCCACTACTCTGGACCAGTGGCCAGAGCGTTCAGTACCAATACTTTGGTGATGTGATTATCTTCGACACAACCTACAGATCGGACGTGTATGGAATGCCGTTCGGCCTTTTTGTTGGAGTCAACAACTACTTCGAGATCATAGTGCTTGGTGGGGTGCTGATGATAAACGAGAAAACGGAGAGCTTCAAATGGGTGTTGAGTCAGTTCTTCCAATTAATGGGTGGGAAACACCCCCAAACTATACTGACCG ATCGCTGCGAGGCAATTGAGGAAGCTGTGTTGGAGGTACTGCCATCCACCACACACAGATGGTTCAAGTGGCATGTCCTTGGAAGGGCAAAGGAGTACCTCGGTTTTCATTACACCAAAAGTAGTAGATTCCGGGTGGAGCTCCACAGAATTCTGACCGACACGCTAACGACTGATGAGTTTGAGAGAGCATGGGAGATGCTGCTAGAGAAGCATGGATTGGAGAACCACCCATTTCTGCAGGAGATCTATGAGGTTCGGCATAAGTGGGTTAAGGCATACTTCAGTGACACATTCTGTGCTACACTGACTAGCACACAAAAGAGCGAGAGCGCGAAACACTTACTGAAACAACATGTTCCACGGGATTGCTCAATGGAGCTTTTCGTCAAACAGTACGTGGAACTGCGGTCCGATCAAGAACCGGACTATGGGTTTGAGGATAAGCCGACTACTATG GATGAGATTGTTCTGAAAACAAATCTGCCAATCGAGAAGCACGCCAGCGAGGTGTACACAAGACCGGTTTACGAACTGTTTGTGCAAGCCATACACGAATCTGAATCTTACATGGTGGAGGCAGTCATCCCCAACCTGAAGTACTTAGCACGGCATCCCAGCAGTGAAACCAGGGAGAAATGGTCTAGGGTGGAATATGAGGTCAAAGTTAGAGAAGACGGTGAGGTGTTCATGTGCGTGTGCAAGCAATTTGAGCACACGGGGATGCTCTGCTGCCATGCCGTCAAG GTGATGATCCACTTGGGGGTGCGTGTGATACCAAGGCTACACGTCATGCCACGCTGGACAACCAAGCCGCTGCAGTGCCAGATGCACTGCCGCGGTGAACCACAGGATGACACGTGCCAGCAGTGCAGGCACTCCGTGCTGCATGATATGCTCTTTGGCCTAGCGCGCCGCGCCTGTAAGGATGAACGGTACTATGAGGTCCTCATGAGCGGCCTCGACAGAATGGAGCGAGGCATGGCCGCGGCAGAGGCAGCACCCCCAACCGGCCGCGCCCAGCCGGCATCAC